GAAAGAGTTGTACAAACAGCGTTTTACAGAACATTATAAATAACCAGATCCAGAGACCCCAACCTGGAGAGAATCTGTGAACACCAGAACACAACAAGATGAGGATCCTGCTGATATTCACCCTGCTGGCCTTCATGACAGGTAATAAGCTTGTCATAACACACAATTTTCAAAGACCTAGTTAGTTTTCTGATGGAAGCTGTTTGATCAGATAAGGGAagggaaacatcattatttgtgGGTAAGTGTTTTTGGTGGATGACACTGGTGAATGAAATCtattaaaacaatattccaaCACCagttaaagaaaacattaagaataatataacatttactGTCTCTTTTCTGATTGACAGGTTGTGTGAGCTCCTTCATAGTGCCTGGATACTCTGGAGGAACTGTCATCATCTACTGTCATTAtaacagaggagaggaaagaaactGGAAATATTTCTGTGTGAGAAAGACCACTTTGAGTTGTAAGGACCAAATAAGATCAGGTAGTCAGAACACCTGGGAACACAGAGGTAGATTCTCTCTGTATGACGACACTGAGGGAAACTACTTCATGGTGGTCATCAGACAACTGACCAGACAAGATGAAGGAATCTACTGGTGTGGAGTGGACATATCTGTTATACCTGATAGATATACAAAGGTGGAGCTGGAAGTAAAGGAAGGTGAGACACTTTTGCTATGTGATATAAATTCAGCTCAAAGTAATAGCATGATAAGTATCTCTAGTAAATGAAGTCAGTCTATAGTATTAGACTGTGGTTGTTGTATGTTTCTATTGACAGATGAATGCTGTAATAAGTCAGTCACAGAAACAGTCCATCTGGGAGGAGAAGTTAACATCGTCTGTAACTATCCAGAGAAACAGGAGAACAGCAACAAGTATTTCTGCAAGGAAGATAATGACTCCAAGACATGTGATTATAGGATCTCTGATGAAATTCACTCTTCTCCTAAAAATGGAAAATACTCTCTGggtttttataataaaaaggTAGAGAAAAGCTTCACAGTGACCATCAGTAACCTGACTGAAGATGATACTGGGACATACTGGTGTGGAGTAGAAAACAGGGCTGAAGTAGAAACCTGGAGAGAAGACAATTACATTTCACTGATTACTGAGGTACATCTCAATGTGACTGGTAAGTGACCTCCAGACAACACTAGACTTGTAGTGAAGGTGTTAGTTTAAAACTGTAGTGAAGGTGTTAGTTTAAAACTGTAGTGAAGGTGTTAGTTTAAAACTGTAGTGAAGGTGTTAGTTTAAAACTGTAGTGAAGGTGTTAGTTTAAAACTGTAGTGAAGGTGTTAGTTTGAAACTGTAGTGAAGGTGTTAGTTTAAAACTGTAGTGAAGGTGTTAGTTTAAAACTGTAGTGAAGGTGTTAGTTTGAAACTGTAGTGAAGGTGTTAGTTTAAAACTGTAGTGAAGGTGTTAGTTTAAAACTGTAGTGAAGGTGTTAGTTTAAAACTGTAGTGAAGGTGTTAGTTTTTGCTGCGTTTAAAACTGTTATATTTattcaatgtatttaattatatcTAATATAACATGAGGTAAAGAGGTTAGTTCACTCCAAATAAACAAAGTAGTTTGTATTGGTAGACATTAATGTGTCAGTTTAAAAACTCACGTTTCAGAAGTGTAGGTCATGATGAGCCCTGTGGTTGTAATGTATTCtacagaaagagaatgagagagaagagagaaatagagagaagagaaacTAAAAGAAACTAACAACATGAGCAATATAATCCCCAGTGCTGTCTTtatatgcatgtttttatttctctttctcattttgtttccattcctGTTCATTGTTTTTAGTGTCGgccaccaaaacaacaacaaaaacaacaccaacaacaacCTCAACcaactcatcatcatcaccaccatcggTTCACAGACATGGTAAGTACTCTATTTTAAATGTCTCAGTACCTCTGATCTGACAAGAGATTGGTTGATGATTCATGCAGCAGCATTGTTAGGTCTAATGATCatatgcgtgtgtttgtgtgtgttacagatACTCCACTGGTCCTCTTGgtccgtgtgtgtctggttgtgttTCTGCAGCTGATCAGTCTGCTAATAGTCTACAGATGGAAACATAAGACAACTGgtgagacacacaaaaacagacagaaagacagacagttaaacaAATAGACAGCTACTCATCAAATAGGGTGAACACAAACAatgagaaacacacacccacactgtcacaaaaaagaaagaacattatatttttcagacctagttttcattttaaataaatgtttttcatataGTACACGTTTTTTGGTAATTGTTGAAAAGTTGAGATGGTGAGGCTGTGCCCTTACTGTTTGTTGGTTTTAATACAGCTCTCTAAACCTTTCTCCTCAGCAAAGACGATGAAATCCAGCACTGGGATTAATGgagaggtcagtgtgtgtgtgtgtgtgtgtgtgtatctgtctgtacagtatgtatatatgtactgtactgtgcaaaacaaaaacaaaaaagtcagtttttGATTTTCAGTTGCCTAAGGCTTTTGCACAATgctgtatgtatattatgtgTCCAGGATTTCAAATTGGGACTGAAAATCCCATCAAGGAAAGTAAACAATTCATTggtttaggattaggtttagggttagatgaTAGGattaggttcagggttaggtgttaggattaggtttagggactggattaggtttagggttaggtgttaggaTTAGGTATAGGGACTGGATTAGGTTTAGAtgatagggttaggtttagggttaggtgttaggattaggtttagggactggattaggtttagggttaggtgttagtATTAGGTTTAGGGActggattaggtttagggttaggtgttagtATTAGGTTTAGGGACTGGATTAGGTTTAGAtgatagggttaggtttagggttaggtgttaggattaggtttagggactggattgggtttagggttaggtgttaagaGTAAGTGTCAGGATTAGGTTTGTTGTCAGGGTCATGTTTAGGTGAAAGGATTACATTCatgattagggttaggtgttgtGATTAGGTTTAGGTCTTAACAGGGATGAAAAGGATTTGAATGGGAATAATGTTTGTGGTTCCAGAAACATTattcccataaaaaaaaaaaaaaactgtgtgttCCTCATCAGAGCCTCCCTTCCCACTCCTCCTCATCCCCCCcccgctcccccccccccccccgctcctcctcacccccccccccgctcctccctctttttcacCTCCTCTAAGGGGGCGGAAGATGGCGTAATGGTTAAAGCATTTTTGACCAGAACTGGAAAGTTTGCTAAGACTAATGTCTcactgtccctgagcaaggcattAAGCCTAATTGGTAACTCTATGGTCATGTCTGCCCTCCACACATTTCCCTGGTTGAAGTGTTTCGCTGGAATGAGGAAGTCACATGTCAAGGGGAACTTATGTGTGATTGACAAACACACCACTTTCCTCACTGTCTAGGGTCGTCATGGTGATGGTGACAGTGAAGAGATAAAGGAGCACCCCCTACAGTTAGAAAGAGGAAGTACGACTGCCACCATCTACACCACTGCTGAATTTCCCAGAAACCCCTCTGACTCTCTCCACGATGCCAGTGTCACCTTCCACAAGGACCCCAGCTGCCCCAATGaagccaccaccaccatcagtaAAGAGGACACTTCCTCCTGTGACTATGCTACTGTAAATGTTGTTCAAAACTCCACCTACTCTACTGTCAATCATCCACACAGCTCCTCTGAGGCTCCTCCCATCTACTCCATAGTCAACAAACCCAGAAACACCTGATTTTCAGAGTCCCTCAGCCCCCTGCTAACGTTAGTGACCATATGATTTGcactagctagcaagctaaatTCTTTGCCTACAACATTTGGATGACCCTTAACGTCTTACAGAGATGTCAGCGAATTTACTTCAGCTAACTAACTTTAGCTAACTAAAGGTTAACTCGTCAGTTTCTCAGGAATGTTCCACTGAAAGTGGCCAGACGTTTATAAACTTACCCTAAAGCAATGTATGATTCAACATACATactatatatattaatatatttttttctttaaacctGGGCACTGGCCACAGAAGAAGCTAGGTGACAGTAAACTCAACGCAGCTTCGAAGTTGTCGGACAGACGGTAGTTTCTTAAATACAGTGCCAATGCATTGTCCACATTGAGAGCACCCTAACGTGACTTTGGAATGGGATTTCACCCTAACGTGACTTTGGAATGGGATTTCACCCTAACGTGACTTTGGAATGGGATTTCACCCTAACATGACATATATAATGGGTGatacatataaatgtatatacagctccggaagaaattaagagaccactgcccctttttctttcccttttctttcaaaaaagttgaaaagaaaagttttgagtgaggaacagaagcgttcaatttgcagtggtctcttaattttaacccttcagttcctcactcaaaaccttcctttttttacttttttggaaaggaaaaaagaagttgcagtggtctcttacattTTCCATAGCTGTATGTAAACTAGTTAACCAATTAGAGTCGAGGGGGTGTGTTACATGACCACTATACATCCACTAACAGAATTATATTTAACCAATTAGGGTCGAGTCGATGTGTTATATGACCATTATACATCCACTAACAGAATTAGATTTAACCAATTAGGGTCGAGGTTGTGtgttatatgaccaatatacatCCACTAAGAGAATTATATTCAACCAATTAGAGTAGAGGGGGTGtgttatatgaccaatatacatCCTCTAAGAGAATTATATTAATCCAATTAGGGTCGAGGGGGTGtgttatatgaccaatatacatCCACTAAGAGCTTTTAATAAGTATGATACATCGCTGATAAATAATcagcattctgttttcattaaacattGTTCATGCAATTCTCCTTCAACAA
Above is a window of Esox lucius isolate fEsoLuc1 chromosome 9, fEsoLuc1.pri, whole genome shotgun sequence DNA encoding:
- the LOC109616094 gene encoding CMRF35-like molecule 8 — translated: MRILLIFTLLAFMTGCVSSFIVPGYSGGTVIIYCHYNRGEERNWKYFCVRKTTLSCKDQIRSGSQNTWEHRGRFSLYDDTEGNYFMVVIRQLTRQDEGIYWCGVDISVIPDRYTKVELEVKEDECCNKSVTETVHLGGEVNIVCNYPEKQENSNKYFCKEDNDSKTCDYRISDEIHSSPKNGKYSLGFYNKKVEKSFTVTISNLTEDDTGTYWCGVENRAEVETWREDNYISLITEVHLNVTVSATKTTTKTTPTTTSTNSSSSPPSVHRHDTPLVLLVRVCLVVFLQLISLLIVYRWKHKTTAKTMKSSTGINGEGRHGDGDSEEIKEHPLQLERGSTTATIYTTAEFPRNPSDSLHDASVTFHKDPSCPNEATTTISKEDTSSCDYATVNVVQNSTYSTVNHPHSSSEAPPIYSIVNKPRNT